Genomic DNA from Niabella ginsenosidivorans:
AAATGCGTTGGTCAGCGGTAAAGCAATATTGGCAAAAGCAATGATTACAAAAAAGAAAGCAAGCGCCGGAGCTTTTTGTGCAATACCGCCCAAGTCAGACATTTTGGTGGTGCCAAATTTGCGTTCGATGACCGCCACGATCATCCACATTCCCAGAATATTGATCCCGTGAGAGAACATTTGTATCAGAGTGCCCTGCAGGGCGCTTTTGTCTTCTGCAAATACAGCCAGACACATCAGCCCGATGTGGGCAATAGATGAATAGGCCACCAGCCGCTTCATATCGTTTTGCCGCAGGGCTATTAATGATGCATAAACAATCCCGGTTACAGCCATGGTAGACACAGTATCTCCCCAGCTATAGGAGGCAACCGGTAATACCGGCAACAGCCATCGTAATAGCCCCATCACTCCCATTTTTACCATTAATGCGCTTAAAACCATTGTGCCGGCGATGGGCGCCTGCTGATAAGTATCCGGCTGCCAGGTATGAAAAGGAAATACAGGCATTTTTACGGCAAAGGCCACAAAGAATAACCAAAAAAGCCATCCCTGCTCTTTAGGAGCAAGCCCTGTATTATAGAATGCAGTAATATCAAATGAATTGCCCGCCGTTTTTGAAGAAATATACAAGATACCTACCAGCATTAACAGCGAACCAATGAACGTATAAATAAAGAATTTAAAAGTGACCGCAATACGCTTTTCGCCTCCCCATTGAGAACAGATAAAATAAACAGGGATCAAGGCCAGCTCCCAGAAAAAATAGAAAAGCAGCGCATCCATTGCAAGGAATACCCCCATCATCCCTGCCTGTGCCAGCAACATCAGTCCAAAAAAATTGTTTATCTTTTTATAGGCAGTCGTCCAGGTAGAAAGAAAAATAACAGGGTACGATAATGCTGTCAGCATACAAAGCATAATGCCCATACCATCGCCGCCAAGAGAAAAGCTGCTATTGAGCAAACCCATCCATTGGGCTTTGAAGGTCCAGCTATCCGGGGTGCTATATACGGCTACTCCCAGTATGGCAATAATGAATGTTATAATAGCTGACAGCAATGACCAGGTACGAACCTGCTCTTCCCTCTTTATACAAAAAGTAACCAGTCCGCTCACTAAAGGCACCAGTATCAACAACAATGCGATCATATTTCAGTATTCAGATTTTCAGTATTCAGTCCCGATAACTATCGGGATCAGTGTTCAGATGTAAGATCTCTTCTATTCCTATTCAATGCCTGTTACTTCCTTAAAAAAAACTGTACAATAAAAATCAGTACCATTCCCAGCACCATCATGAGAATATACGCTCCGGTTTGCCCACTCTGCAACCAACGCAACTGGCGGCCACCATAGCGCACCAGTTTTCCCACTCCGTTTACAATACCGTCTATTACCTTTTTATCAAATACATTATTTAAAAAAGTACCAAAAGCATTAACAGGTTTTACAATGATCGCATCATACAATTCATCAACATACCATTTGTTCTCCAGTATTTTTCCAAGACCTGTAGCCTCTTCCAGATCCGGTTTTCTGGAAAACCGGCTCCAGGCAAATGCCACTACAATAATTACCAATACAGATGAGAGCCCTGCCAGCAACCATTCTGTACTGTGCGTTGCTTCATGAACAGGTAACAGGGCATAAGAATCCTTAAAAACAGGTTGTAAGAACCCGGCCAGGGAGTGCGCCCCCTGTGCCATAAATTCCGGAATACCCACAAACCCGCCGATCACAGAGAGAATGGCAAGCAGAATGAGCGGAACCGTAATGGCAGCAGGGCTTTCATGTAAATGATGCTCCTGCTCTTTTGTTCCGCGGAATTGACCATTAAAGGTGGTTGCATACAGCCGGAACATATAGAACGCAGTCATTAAAGCACCGGCTAAACCCAAAACATACAGAACGGGTGATTTAGCAAAGGCACCGGCCAGGATCTCATCTTTAGAAAAGAATCCTGAAAAACCGGGAATGCCTGCAATGGCAAAACATCCGATCAGGAAAGTAATATTGGTCACTTTCATATATTTTGCAAGTCCGCCCATCTTACGCATATCCTGCTCGCCCCCCATTGCATGGATCACGCTGCCGCTTCCCAGGAACAGCAATGCTTTAAAGAAGGCATGCGTCATTACATGGAAAACGGCTGCTACATAAGCACCGCTTCCTATAGCAAGGAACATGTAGCCTAACTGGCTTACAGTTGAATAGGCCAGCACTTTTTTAATATCATTCTGCTTCAACGCAATGGAAGCAGCCAACAACGCAGTAGCAATACCAATAACCGCAATTGCGTTTAATGTTGCAGGGGCCATGGAAAACATCAGGTTACTGCGTGCAATCATATAGATACCCGCGGTAACCATTGTAGCTGCATGGATCAAAGCGGATACCGGTGTTGGCCCTGCCATGGCATCCGGCAGCCAGGTGTACAGGGGGATCTGTGCACTTTTACCGGTGGCACCAACAAACAGCAGCAGGGTAATGGCCGTGATTTCCTTAGTTGAGAATTTTGCCAGTGAAGCATTGGTAAAAACCTCGCTGAATGTGGTAGTGCCCAGCCTGTTGATCAGCATGAATAAGGCCACCAGGAAAGCAAGGTCGCCAATACGGTTCATAATAAAAGCCTTGTTTGCTGCCCGGGCATATTCATCCCTTTTAAACCAAAAGCCGATCAGCAGGTAAGAACAAAGACCAACCCCTTCCCAGCCGATAAACATGATGACAAAATTAGCTCCCATTACCAGCAGCAGCATGGAAAATACAAACAGGTTCAGGTAAGCGAAGTACCTTCCAAAATGTTCCGGTTTTTCATCATGCATATAAGAGGTGGAATACACATGTATCAGAAACCCAACACCTGTAATGATCAGCAGCCATATGACAGATAGCTGGTCGATCTGGAACGCAAAGGGTATTTTTAAATTACCTACATTAATAAAAGGAAAATATTCAGCGGTATGTGTATTGCCGGCGCGTACCTGAAAAAAAGCCCAAAGGCTTATGGCAAACGAAACCAGGATTACACCGCTTCCAATAACCCCTGTAGCGCCTTTGGACAGGCTTTTTCTTCCCAGCCCGTTTATTAAACAGCCTATTAATGGTAACAACGGAATTAAATAAACGATATCTAACACATTCTTCATAATAAAACGGGATCCTGTTAATGTTTCAACCTGTTTAAGAAATTAATATTTATCGAGTGCACATTTCGGTACATCATTACAATAATAGCCAGCCCCACGCTTACCTCTGCGGCGGCTACCACCATAATAAAGAATACAAACAGCTGACCATCTGTTCCTGTAACAGCCGCAGCTCCTTTGGCTATATGGTGCATTTTTGAAAAAGCAACGAGTAACAGGTTTACAGCATTCAGCATCAGCTCAATGCACATAAAAACAATAATGGCGTTCCTGCGCGTTAAAACCCCCACCACACCAATTGCAAACAAACAAAGTGCAAGGGTTATGTAATAATTTACTGGCATTTCAGTTTTCAGTTTTCAGCTATCAGTATTAATATTTATTATTCCTTATTCTTTTTTCCCAATAACTACTGCTCCCACCATGGCACTTAAAAATAAAATGCTGGCGATCTCAAACGGGATAACGAAAGTAGTAAACAGCTCATGCCCGAGGTTCTTTACCAACCCGATATTACCGGTACCCATTTCTACAAGGTTCTTTTTTACTTCCGTATTTCTCAAAGCAGCTACCAGCACCAGGAACAGGCACCCTCCTGCAATGGCGCCTACGATCTGCATCCATTTATTTTTTAACGTTTCTGTTGCTTTGCTTAAATTCATTAACATGATCACAAAAAGAAAGAGCACCATAATGGCACCCGCATAAACAATAATGTTTACAATAGCCAGAAACTGTGCATTCATTAAAATATAATGACCGGAAATGGCAAAGAAAGTTATGATCAGCCCCAGGACACTATACACGGGGTTCTTGCTGGTAATGACCATCAGTGCGCTGCCGATTGCGATCACTGTAAGTATCCAAAATAAAAGCTGTGTTATATTCATTTTGATCTTTAATTAGAGCTTCTAAACTTCTTCCTTTTCTCTTTTAATGGTTCCCAGTGCCTTTTTATAGCCTTCAGGATCTGTAACGGGGTTGGGGATCAACAGATCCTCTTTTTTATAAATAAACCCTTTGCGGGTGTAATTAGACGGGGTAAAGGTTTGAGAAAGATAAATGGCATCTTTGGGGCAGGCTTCTTCGCAATAACCGCAAAAGATGCAGCGCAGCATATTGATCTCATAACGGGCTGCATATTTTTCTTCGCGGTACAGGTTTTCTTCTCCCTCCTGCCTTTCTGCTGCTTCCATTGTAATGGCTTCTGCCGGGCACGCAACGGCGCAAAGGCCGCAGGCAGTGCATCGTTCACGCCCTTCTTCATCCCGGTTCAGGATATGAAGCCCGCGAAACACTTTACTGAAGGGCCTCTGTTCTTCGGGGTACTGGATGGTCACTTTCTTTTTAAAAAAGTGCTTCAGCGTAATCGCCATCCCTTTAAAAATATTCACCAGGTAGCTGCGCTCCACCCAGTTCATCGGTCTTCGATCAACGGGTTTGCTTCTGTTTGTTAATTGTACGCCCATACCTTTATTAATTGTTTAACTTCTTTTAATTTCTTGTTTCCGAACTCAATTCACTATTGTCGATCTATCTCACACTGCTTACTTCTTCAGCCATAATACCACCAATGCTGTAATGATCATATTCAGCAATGCCAGCGGTATCAGGCGTTTCCAGCCCAGATGCATTAGCTGGTCAAAACGGAAGCGCGGAATGGTCCAGCGGATCCACATGAACACAAATACAAAAATCAGCGCTTTCAGAAATAAACAGAGGAACGTCAGCACAGCCACCCAATTCCCGCCTATCTGCATGGCCAGCTTTGCCTCATTTACAAACGGGATATCATAACCTCCAAAATAAAGCGTGGACATAATAACACCGCTTATAAACATATTGATATATTCGGCAAACAGGTAAAATCCAAGTTTCATACTGGAATACTCCTGATGATAGCCAAAATTCAGTTCGTTTTCTGCTTCAGCAAGGTCAAACGGAGTACGGTTGCACTCAGCTAGCGCACAGATAAAAAAGATCAGGAATCCCAGTATCTGCCAGCCGCCGCCAAAGATATTCCAACTGGCCAGGTCACCTAATGCACCGCCCCGCTGCGCATCAACAATAGCGCTCATTTGCAGGGAACCGGTAAGCATCAGTATTGCAATCAGGGACATCCCCATTGCCAGCTCGTAAGAGACCATTTGCGAAGCGCCGCGAATGGCTGCCAGTAAGGAGAACTTATTATTAGAGGCCCATCCGCCCAACATGATGCCATATACTCCCAGGCTTACCACACCAAAAACGTAAAGGATGCCAATATTTACATCGGCTACCTGAAGCGGCACCATACGCTCACCGATCTTTACAGCTGTTCCCCAGGGAATAACCGCGCTGGTAAGCAACGCCGTAATCATGGCCAGCATCGGTCCCAGTATGAATAAAAACCGGGAAGAGGCCAAGGGAATGATTTCCTCCTTAAAAAAGAGCTTGCCGCCGTCTGCAAGTGGCTGCAAAAGCCCAAAAGGGCCTGCCCTGTTAGGACCGATACGATCCTGGATAAAAGCCGCCACCTTTCTTTCGCCATATGTAGCATACATGGCTACCACCATTGACAGCGTAATAATAAGCGCGATCAGCACCAATTTCTCAATAATAAAAAACCAATCAATAGCCAGTAGATACATATTTAAAAAATAGCTTGTTAATCTTTTCGTTCTTCAATTAATTTCTTCTTATTGAACACATCGCCGGTAGCGGGGCCAGGAATTTTGCTCAGATCAATATCCGGGTCATTCACATCGCTTACGCTGTGAATATCCATTAATAATTTTGGTGCATGCCCCATTACTTCACCGATCGTTTCCTTGGGCATATCCAGCACTTCATAGTGATTGGCGCCAATTACAGAGCCGCGTGCTACTTTTGTTGGCCCTTCAATTACCCAATCTTTCACATCTTTCTTTTCAAAACGGCATTCATTGCAAATCCAGCCGGTTTTACCATCTTCAGCGGGTAAAATCTCACCCCATTGATCTTTACGTGCCGTTACCCGCAATACTTCGTGACCACGTGCCCACAACGTTACCTTTCCGCAGCAGGTTGGGCAATCACGATGCGCATCTACAGGTTTTGTAAACCATACCCTGTTCTTGAACCGGAATGTTTTATCCGTTAACGCGCCCACAGGGCATACATCAATGACATTACCGATAAATTCATTATCCAGTGATTTTTCGATATAGGTGGCGATCTCCGCATGGTCTCCGCGATCCAGCACTCCATGCTGGCGTTTGCTGGTTAACTGGTCTGCCGTAAACACGCAACGGTAACAAAGAATACAGCGCGTCATGTGCAGCTGAATGTATTTGCCCAGGTTGTGCTTTTTAAACGTACGTCTTTTAAATTCATACCGGGTGCCGCTTTTACCATTCTCATAGCTCAGATCCTGCAATTTGCATTCACCGGCCTGGTCACAAATAGGGCAATCCAGCGGGTGGTTGATGAGGAGGAATTCCACAACGCTGTTACGGGCAGCAATAACCCTTTCACTGGTAATATTCTTTACCTCCATGCCATCCATAACAGTAGTACGGCAACTGGCTACCAGCTTTGGCATAGGGCGCGGATCCTTTTCTGATCCCTTGCTTACCTCTACCAGGCAGGTACGGCATTTACCGCCACTGCCCTGCAGCGGGGTATAGTAGCACATGGCCGGGGGCGCCACTTCACCACCAATAAATCTTGCTGCCTGCAAAATGGTGGTGCCAGGGGGCACTTCTATTGTAATATTATCAATAGTTACCTTAAAGTTTGCAGGTGGTTGTTGTTTTACTTCGTCCGCCATATTTATTTCTCGCAGCGACCACAGCAAAGCAGCGGCGCGGCTTTTATAGTTTATTCACAATTCTTTTTATCCCATCTTTTAACAGGCTTACATTAAAATTGACTAAAATACCAGGTTTCAGATTGGTCAATTTCAGATAAGTAAGTACCTGTTTATAATGCACATCTGCAACAGCCTCTATACTTTTTAATTCGAACAACACTTTTTCATAAACAATAAGGTCTGCTCTAAACCCTACTTGCATTCTGAGTCCTTCATGAATAACAGGAATTCCATGTTGTCTTTTAAATGGAATACCGGCCTTTGTCAATTCATAACACAATATCTCTTCATATACGCTCTCAAATAATCCGGGCCGTATTGCCTGTGCATTTTAAAACAAAGATCTAAAACTCCGGTGGCTATATCATTTTCGGTTAACATCTACTGGTTGATCCACAACTGCAATAAAAGAGATACATTTATTAAACCCTTTATTCAATCTTTTCTTTACCGCGATCGCTATTCCATTGCGTCGTTGCGAGAAATGCACTACACCGCTACAGGCTCCGGTACCGGCAGCGGATCTGCATAATGGGCCAGCCCATAATTCCTTTGCTGCGCTTCTTCCGGGTGGGTAACGTGCCATTCAAACTCATCACGGAAATGCCTGATGGCTGCTGCAACAGGCCAGGCTGCCGCATCGCCCAGCGGGCAGATCGTATTTCCCTCTATTTTACTCTGTATATCCCACAACAGGTCAATGTCGCTCATTTTGCCATGCCCCTGATCCAGCCGCAGTAATAATTTTTCCATCCAGCCGGTCCCTTCCCGGCAGGGAGAGCATTGCCCGCAACTTTCATGACGATAAAAACGCGCTAACGTATACGTGTGCTTTACCACGCACTGATCCTCATCAAATACGATGAAACCACCGCTGCCCATCATGGTTCCGGTTGCAAAACCTCCGTCAGAAAGACTTTCATAATTCATCATCCGCTGCTCGCCTTTTGCGGTCTTGAGCAAAAGATTCGCAGGCAGGATAGGCACCGAAGATCCACCTGGTATACAGGCTTTCAGGCGCTTGCCATTCTTTATGCCGCCGCACCATTCATCGCTGTAAATAAATTCCTCAACGGAAATGGTCATGTCTATTTCGTAAACACCGGGCTTATTGATATTACCGCAGGCCGATATTAATTTAGTACCGGTAGACCGGCCCACACCAATTTTCGCATACTCCTCACCTCCCATATTCATAATGGGCACAACGGCTGCCAGTGTTTCTACGTTATTGACCACCGTTGGCCGATCCCAGGCCCCTTTAACAGCAGGAAAAGGAGGTTTGATACGCGGATTGCCACGCTTTCCTTCCAGTGATTCAATCAACGCGGTCTCTTCTCCGCAGATATAGGCGCCGGCACCTCTCTGAACATAGATCTCACAATCAAAACCGGAATTCAGGATATTCTTTCCCAGGAAACCATTGGCTTTTGCCTCTGCTATAGCCTGCTCCAGGATATCAGGGATCCAGGCATATTCCCCGCGGATATAAATATAGGTGGTATTGGAACCCAGTGCATAACTGGAAACGATCAATCCTTCAATGAGCAGATGCGGGATAAACTCCATCAGGTAACGGTCTTTAAAGGTTCCCGGTTCGCTTTCATCTGCATTGCACACCAGATGGCGGGGAACGCCTTCCGGCTTTGCTATAAAACTCCACTTCATACCTGTCGGGAACCCGGCACCGCCGCGCCCCCGGAGGCCGCTTTTCTTTACTTCCTCCACCACGTCTTCCGGAGCCATTTTTAAGGCTTTTTCAACACTTCTGTAACCTCCGTTCTTCCGGTAGGTGTCAAAATACCTGATCCCTTCTATATGTGCGTTTTCTAAAAGTAGTTTTATACTGCTCATTATTCTTTATCCTTTTCAAAAGTTAAATTGCCATACAATTAACTTTTTGGCTTATCGTAGTTAAACATCCAGCTGATCCCGAACCGGTCTGTTACCATACCAAATTTAGCGCCCCAAAAGGTATCCTGTAATGGCATGGTTATAGTGCCTCCCGCTGCCAGCGCCTCAAAGGTTTGAGTAATGGATGCTTCGTCTGTAAAATTCAGCGCCAGGCTTATATTGGTTCCACTGGTAACCGGTTCTGCGCCTGGCGCACAATCACTCACCATAAAATTCAATTCACCGGCGCTAAACAATGCATGCATAATTTTATCCTTATGCGCATCCGGGCTTGGAAAATCAGCCTGCGCTTCTCCGAAGGTTTGTTTGTGCACCACCTGCCCGCCCAGCGCAGCTGCGTAAAAATCCAATGCTTCTGCAGCATTGCCGTTAAAATTCAGATATGGAGTAATTACCTGCATTGTACTTTATTATTAATTCGATGCCGAAGCATTATTCCTGCATTCGGCAATAATTGCATCCACTTTTTCTTTTGTAAGGTGCTCTTTATAATATTTGCCCATCTGCATCATAGGTGCATAGCCACACGCACCCAGGCATTCCGCCGTTTTCAGGGTAAACAGTCCGTCTTCCGTTGTTTCCCCCGGTTTTATATTCAGTTTTTCCCCGATATAGGCAATGATATCATCGCTTCCCTGGATCATACAGGGACCGGTCTGGCACACTTCAAAAACATATTTGCCAACCGGTTTCAGGTTGTACATCGTATAAAAAGTTGCCACCTCGTATACTTCAATCGGTTCAATCTTTAAAAGCGATGCCACATAGTCCATCGTTTCAGTGCTCAGCCATCCAAACGCTTCCTGGGCCAGGTGCAATACCGGCAGCAGGGCGCTTTTCTGCCTGCCTTCCGGATACCGGGCAATGATCTGGCTCACTTTTTCCAACTGTTCCTGAGAAAACTCTATCATTGTTTCATTCATCAATTATAAAATCTGTTTATGCATCCATTTCTCCTGCTATCAGGTTCATGGATGACATTACTACAATAGCATCGCTCAGCATGGCCCCGGTTACCATTTCGGCATATGCCTGGTAATAAATAAAACAGGGCCTTCTGAAATGCAGCCGGTAGGGCGTGCGGCCGCCATCGCTTATAAAATAAAAACCCAGCTCTCCGTTGGCTCCTTCTACTGCATTATAAACCTCCCCCGGAGGCATATCTATTTCACCCATAATGATCTTGAAGTGCCAGATCAGGGCTTCCATTTTTGTATAAACATCCTTTTTGGGAGGCAGGTAATATTCCGGAATATCAGCATGGTACTCGGTGGCCTCTCCTCCTTTCAGGTTGCCGAGCTTTTGCATGGCCTGTTCAATGATGCGCAGGCTTTGCCACATTTCATTGTTGCGCACCAGGAACCGGTCGTAAGAATCCCCCTTTGACCCTACGGGAATATCAAACTCAAACTCCTCGTAGCTGCTGTAAGGAGCTGTTACCCGAACATCATAATCCACACCGGCGGCCCGCAGGTTAGGGCCGGTAAACCCATAATTCAATGCCCGTTCTGCGGAAATAGGGCCTGCGCCTATTGTGCGGTCCATAAAGATCCGGTTGCGGGTAAACAGGTCTTCAAATTCCTTCAGCACAGCGGGATATTCTTTTAAAAACCGTTCAATTTTTTCAAAAGCGGCATTGCTGAAATCTCTTTCAAAACCGCCGATACGGCCAATATTAGTGGTAAGGCGGGAACCGCAGATCTCTTCGTAGATCTCATACACCAGTTCCCGGTACTGCATTACGTACAGGAAGCCGGTATAAGCGCCGGAATCTACGCCCATAATGGAATTACAGATCAGGTGATCCGTAATACGCGCCAGTTCCATAATAATAATCCGCAGATAATCCACGCGTTTGGGCACCTGTACCTTTAATAATTTTTCGCAGGTAAGGTGCCAGCCGATATTATTAATTGGAGCAGAACAATAATTTAAACGATCTGTAAGCGGGGTGATCTGGTATAAGGGCCTGCGTTCGGCTATTTTTTCAAAAGCCCGGTGAATATAGCCAACGGTTGAATCTGCCGAAACAATCTTTTCTCCATCCAGTTCAATAATGTTCTGGAATACACCGTGCGTTGCCGGGTGCGTAGGGCCCAGGTTTAGTGTAGTTGTTTGTTTTTCTATACTGCCACTGGGCAATAAAACATGATCACTCATAATCTATATTCAAAATTAACCCTCTTTCCTTTTTATTTATAAGGCTCCCCTGCCAAACATTTCATCATCTTTATCAATACGGCTCTGATCTTCCAGCGGGTATTCTTTTCTCAGCGGGAAATAGTCCATTTCATCCACGTTCAGGATGCGCTTTAAATTTGGATGCCCTATAAAGTTGACCCCATAAAAATCATATGTTTCGCGCTCCATCCAATTGGCTGCCGCAAAAAGCCCGGTAGCCGTATAAACATCAGGCTGATTGATACTGGTATATATTTTATACCGCACACGCACATTCTCCAGCAGGTTATGCAAATGATACACTACGGCTATTTCCTTTCCCTTATGATCAGGATAATGAACGCCACATAAATCAGTAAGAAATCCAAACTGAAGCGAAGGCTCCTCTACCAGAAAGTTCAGCACCTTCAGGTTGAGCTCCTTATCAGATGCAAAGCTCAGCAAACCATACTGTTCCTCAAAATCAAAAACCTGATTGCCAAATTTCTCAACCAGTTTTTCTTTTATATGCTCATTGGTCAATCCCATACCCAAACCCCTGAAGGGGCGTTTATTTTTTTAATTCCCTCTTCCTTTAGGGCTGAGGGCTATTGTATTCCATAACTTTCCAGCAAGGCCTTGTATTGCTCACCGTTTCTTCTTCTAAGGCTTTCCTTACCCACCAGATCCTGTATGCGCATTACCCCGTCCAGTATTGCTTCCGGTCTTGGAGGGCAACCCGGCACATATACATCTACCGGAACCACCTGGTCGATTCCCTGTAACACGCTGTACGTATCAAAAATACCTCCGCTGCTGGCACAGGCTCCTACTGCAATCACCCAACGGGGCTCTGCCATCTGAAGGTATACCTGTTTTACAACCGGGCCCATTTTTTTGGCAATGGTGCCCATTACCATCAGCAGATCACACTGGCGGGGAGAGAACCCCACGCGCTCACTGCCAAACCTCGCCAGGTCATAAGTGGCTGCCATTGTAGCCATAAATTCAATGCCACAACAGGAAGTGGCAAAAGGAAGCGGCCATAAGGAATTCTTACGGGCCAGACCAATTACACTATCTAATGTGGTGGCAAAAAAACCTTCTCCCTGATGACCATCCGGCATATCTGCCATCATCAGGCTGTCTTTCAGATCCGCCTTTTTAGGCTTAATATTGTATGATACAGGTCGCATAATTTCTTAGTTTTTCTACTACAATAACAAAAAAACAGGATTAAAGATCAGCTTTAATCCTCCCATTTTAAGGCTCCGCGTTTTATGATATAAATAAACCCGCAGAGGAAAAAAGCCACAAAGAGGAGCACTGCATAAAAGCCGCCCCAACCCAGTTCCCTGAAATTCACTGCATAAGGATAAAAAAAGATCACCTCTACATCAAACAACACAAAAAGAATGGCTGTAAGGAAATACTTAATAGCTACGGGCTGGCGTGCCTCACCGTGCGATTCAATGCCACTGGCAAAGTTCTGCAGCTTATCAGCAGTTCTTCTTTTTGGCCCCAGTAAGTGAGTAACTCCCATTAATGTGGCGATCATGCCTACCGCAAAAATAATTTGCAACCCTATTGGTAAATAGGAGCTTGAGGTATCCAAGCCCGCTTGTATAACTAAACTAATCATCTCAATTATGCAATACGCAAAAATAAGGTAACCTGCTAACAAAACCTTTTTTTAATGTGCCAAAAAGCAAACAGCCCCGAAAAATTCCGGAGCTGTTTAATACAATATCTAAAATAGCTGTTATTTCTGCGACTTAGGAGGCTTTGTGCCGGTAGAATCTTTTGTGCCGGTAGAATCTTTAGGTGCGGTACCTGTAGAATCTTTTTGGGGTGCCGAGCCGCCTGAAGCGCCTGACGATTTTCCACTCATTTTACCTACCTGATCTATAAAGCCCTGTAATTGCTGCTGTACGCCGGCATCATCCGTAGCGCCTTTTGCCAGGGTCAGGTATTTCAGGCCATTTTCCCTGTCGCCAGCCACATTCACATAATAGGTGGCCAAAGTTGTTGCTGCGCTGAACAGATTCTTCTTTGCATCAACGGCTGTATCCTTTTGTGAAAATGCAATTAATTTTTCTCCATCAGGTACTAAAATATTTTTAGCATTGGTCGAATCAAAGATCCGGCTGCTGTTAAATGCCCACAAATAACCATAATTCACATCAGGGTGTTTGGTACGCATCGCATCAAATACTTTCCAGGCTTTCTCGTAGTCCTTTGCCTGATAATATCCGGTATATCCTGCATCAAAATAATCACGAATACCTGGGTCAGGTTTGATCTTCAATACTTCTGCCAACAGATCTCCCTGCACTTCATGGTTGCCTTTATCACCAAAGAATTTTGCACCTTCCTGCAGCATTTTCACCCTGTTCACGGTTGAAGTATCTGATTTTAAACCGTCCATATAAGCCTGTAACACTTCATTTTCTTTACCGGGCGTAGCGGCGTAGGCCATAGCCTTCAGGTTATAATCCTGCGGTGACAGATCTTCAGGATCTGTTTTTGCAAAATATTTTTCAACAAAAGGCAATGCTTTTGCAGCTTCTCCTTTATCAATATAAGCATAGCCTAATAATTTATATACTTTGGCAGGAGTCTGCTCGCCCATTTTTTGCACAATGCCATTGGCAGAAGTAATAGCCTGATCATATTGTTTATTAAAGTAGAAAGTCTGTG
This window encodes:
- a CDS encoding NADH-quinone oxidoreductase subunit A, whose product is MDTSSSYLPIGLQIIFAVGMIATLMGVTHLLGPKRRTADKLQNFASGIESHGEARQPVAIKYFLTAILFVLFDVEVIFFYPYAVNFRELGWGGFYAVLLFVAFFLCGFIYIIKRGALKWED
- a CDS encoding NADH-quinone oxidoreductase subunit B gives rise to the protein MRPVSYNIKPKKADLKDSLMMADMPDGHQGEGFFATTLDSVIGLARKNSLWPLPFATSCCGIEFMATMAATYDLARFGSERVGFSPRQCDLLMVMGTIAKKMGPVVKQVYLQMAEPRWVIAVGACASSGGIFDTYSVLQGIDQVVPVDVYVPGCPPRPEAILDGVMRIQDLVGKESLRRRNGEQYKALLESYGIQ
- a CDS encoding tetratricopeptide repeat protein, with the translated sequence MIKKEIRLLALAMILGVAANAQSVQDGVKQLYQGKVLGAKSIFEKQADKPEATYWLVNADLTNQDTAGAKAALDKALAAKPNDAWLLVAKGELQLADKKADEAKQSFEAALTASKGRKGNDPEILNAIGAAITRIYNNIDKVGDINYAVQKLEEAKSLTEKSKDEWLRADILTNLGDAYRKASPGDGTKAYSAYSDATTADPSFAKAFLRTALIFRSQKNYDLFQQNIDKAVAANPAFVPAYDALYEYKIGTGDFNGAQGVADKIIANSDPSPFNDYYKAQTFYFNKQYDQAITSANGIVQKMGEQTPAKVYKLLGYAYIDKGEAAKALPFVEKYFAKTDPEDLSPQDYNLKAMAYAATPGKENEVLQAYMDGLKSDTSTVNRVKMLQEGAKFFGDKGNHEVQGDLLAEVLKIKPDPGIRDYFDAGYTGYYQAKDYEKAWKVFDAMRTKHPDVNYGYLWAFNSSRIFDSTNAKNILVPDGEKLIAFSQKDTAVDAKKNLFSAATTLATYYVNVAGDRENGLKYLTLAKGATDDAGVQQQLQGFIDQVGKMSGKSSGASGGSAPQKDSTGTAPKDSTGTKDSTGTKPPKSQK